The following are from one region of the Tenacibaculum dicentrarchi genome:
- a CDS encoding restriction endonuclease subunit S, producing MKWDIKMELEKKLPYGWKIVSIGEIFEFKNGLNKEKKFFGEGTPIINYKDVYKETALNLSNVKGKVTVDNNELERYSVKKGDVFFTRTSESVEEIAFSAVVIEEIPNAVFSGFVLRARDFSEKLDNNFKRYCFSGFDARKEIIRKSTYTTRALTNGTVLSEVKLLIPPLKEQQEIAKILSTWDEAIETTQSLIEKLQFRKKGLMQELLSGKKRLAGFSEEWEEMRLGEVTNRITKKNTELNDTVITISAQRGFVRQEDYFKKRVASKTLSGYYLIEKGHFAYNKSYSKGYPMGAFKRLDTLEKAVVTTLYICFEANENIDSDFLLNYFEGGMITKNLTKIAQEGGRAHGLLNIGINEFFALKLTVPSLSEQKAISKIIDLSDIEISEKKAYLLQLKNQKKGLMQQLLTGKKRVKF from the coding sequence ATGAAATGGGATATTAAGATGGAGCTAGAAAAAAAATTACCTTACGGATGGAAAATTGTTTCAATCGGAGAAATATTTGAATTTAAAAATGGATTAAATAAGGAGAAAAAATTTTTTGGAGAAGGTACACCAATTATCAATTACAAAGATGTTTATAAAGAAACAGCTTTAAATCTATCAAATGTTAAAGGTAAAGTAACAGTTGATAATAATGAATTAGAAAGATATAGTGTTAAAAAAGGTGATGTTTTTTTTACTAGAACATCAGAGAGTGTAGAAGAAATTGCTTTCTCTGCTGTGGTTATTGAAGAGATTCCTAATGCTGTTTTTAGTGGTTTTGTACTTAGAGCTAGAGATTTTAGTGAAAAACTTGATAATAATTTTAAACGATATTGTTTTAGTGGTTTTGATGCTCGTAAGGAGATAATTAGAAAAAGTACATATACAACAAGGGCTTTAACTAATGGAACTGTATTATCTGAAGTTAAGCTTTTAATCCCCCCATTAAAAGAGCAACAAGAAATAGCTAAAATCTTATCGACATGGGATGAAGCTATCGAAACCACGCAAAGTCTTATAGAAAAATTACAATTTCGTAAAAAAGGGCTTATGCAAGAATTGTTATCGGGTAAAAAACGATTGGCAGGGTTTAGTGAAGAATGGGAGGAAATGAGATTAGGAGAGGTAACTAATCGAATTACAAAAAAGAATACTGAATTAAATGACACAGTTATAACTATTTCTGCTCAACGTGGATTTGTAAGGCAAGAAGATTATTTTAAAAAGCGTGTTGCGAGTAAAACTTTATCAGGTTATTATTTAATTGAGAAAGGTCATTTTGCTTATAATAAGAGTTATTCAAAAGGTTATCCTATGGGAGCTTTTAAACGATTAGACACATTAGAAAAAGCTGTTGTAACGACTTTATATATTTGTTTTGAAGCAAACGAAAATATAGATTCAGACTTTTTATTAAACTATTTTGAAGGTGGGATGATAACCAAAAATTTAACAAAAATAGCACAAGAAGGTGGACGAGCTCACGGATTATTAAATATTGGGATAAATGAGTTTTTCGCTTTAAAACTTACTGTTCCTTCTTTATCCGAACAAAAAGCAATATCAAAAATAATAGATTTATCAGATATTGAAATATCAGAAAAGAAAGCCTATTTATTACAATTGAAAAATCAGAAAAAAGGCTTAATGCAACAATTATTAACAGGAAAAAAACGTGTAAAATTTTAA
- a CDS encoding restriction endonuclease subunit S: MYKDILTTKLGDITEVQFGLYQKKEMKGDVKYLTSSHFDKYLNPTLFKNSFVELKDKDSKFLLKPNDVILAGKGQRIFAWAYEESFGAVMPSSLFYIIRTDATKVNGHYLASILNSSQKQYELTLLGSGSSIISITKKELLDLEIPLPTLEAQNKIVNIEKLLDKEISIVNQILEKKRALKKGILNQLLTNKSKI, encoded by the coding sequence ATGTATAAAGATATTTTAACAACAAAACTTGGTGATATTACAGAGGTGCAATTTGGTCTTTATCAAAAGAAAGAAATGAAAGGCGATGTAAAGTACTTGACTTCTAGCCATTTTGATAAGTATCTTAATCCAACTTTGTTTAAAAATAGTTTTGTTGAGTTGAAAGATAAAGATAGTAAATTTTTATTGAAACCGAACGATGTTATATTAGCAGGTAAAGGGCAACGAATATTTGCTTGGGCATATGAAGAAAGTTTTGGAGCGGTAATGCCATCATCATTATTTTATATTATAAGAACAGATGCAACTAAAGTAAATGGTCATTATTTGGCTTCTATACTTAATTCTAGTCAAAAACAATACGAATTAACTTTACTGGGTTCTGGTTCATCAATAATATCTATAACAAAAAAAGAGTTGCTAGATTTAGAAATACCATTGCCAACATTAGAAGCACAAAATAAAATTGTAAATATTGAAAAATTATTAGATAAGGAAATAAGTATCGTAAACCAGATACTTGAAAAAAAAAGAGCACTTAAAAAAGGGATTTTAAATCAGTTATTAACGAATAAATCAAAAATATAA
- a CDS encoding M48 family metallopeptidase: protein MEFNRIIYGNSTIDFQLIYRNRKTLGIKVHPDGEVIVSAPLDATLEKIIEKVKKKAQWIFMQKRFFLNYQPRTSEKTYQSGEGHLYLGKMYRLKVTESNNKSIKLKRGYICIETKDKTQTNKIKEQLNEWYKSKAILHFNTIYNSRLGLIKELSEKETSLKYKWFNNRWGSCFSDGTIYLNIELIKAPKECIDYVLIHEICHLKYHNHSTFFYELLGEKLPNWKKSKEKLEKLLS, encoded by the coding sequence TTGGAGTTTAATCGCATTATATATGGTAATTCTACAATTGATTTTCAATTAATTTATAGGAATCGAAAAACACTTGGAATAAAAGTACATCCTGATGGAGAGGTAATTGTTTCTGCTCCGTTAGATGCTACTTTAGAAAAGATAATAGAAAAAGTAAAGAAGAAAGCACAATGGATTTTTATGCAAAAAAGGTTCTTTTTGAATTATCAGCCACGAACATCAGAAAAAACATATCAGAGTGGAGAAGGACATCTTTATTTAGGGAAAATGTATCGATTAAAAGTAACGGAGTCAAATAATAAATCTATAAAATTAAAAAGAGGCTATATCTGTATTGAAACTAAGGATAAAACCCAAACAAATAAAATAAAAGAACAGCTTAACGAATGGTATAAGTCAAAAGCTATTCTTCATTTTAATACTATTTATAATAGTCGATTAGGATTGATTAAAGAATTATCAGAAAAAGAAACCTCACTTAAATACAAATGGTTTAATAATAGATGGGGAAGTTGTTTTAGTGATGGAACTATTTATCTTAATATAGAACTTATAAAAGCACCTAAAGAATGTATTGATTACGTCTTGATACATGAAATTTGTCATCTTAAATATCATAATCATAGTACATTTTTTTATGAATTATTAGGTGAGAAATTACCTAATTGGAAAAAATCAAAAGAAAAATTAGAGAAGCTTTTATCTTAA
- a CDS encoding type I restriction endonuclease subunit R, giving the protein MSTPSYIEDNVSQIPALQLLINMGYQYVSPKQAEQWRGGKSKVLFTEVLRKQLKKINVINRKGKEYAFSDANINSAVLAVKDLPIQDGFINANKTFYDLITLGKAFEQSIDGDKKSHTINFIDWVNPANNIFHVTEEFSVLRTGRTDTYRPDLVLFINGIPTVIIECKSPSLSGVKAPVSLAIEQHIRNFTKDGIRSLYVYSSILMSIATNDGSYATTGTSKEFWAKWKEQFTSSETEKAYWLKLKALKNKSLEEAQKNLLFEERTEYVRKSFDAIDTEERLLTEQDKLIYNLCRPARLLDLILNFTLYDNGTKKVARYQQYFGVNNTINRVTKLDTTGKRKGGVIWHTQGSGKSLTMVMLAQMLASNATILNPKIILVTDRIDLDDQISDTFKKCKKEVRQAKTGKHLAELLEDSDDAIITTIINKFEATVKNNKKPFTSADIFVLIDEGHRTQYGTFNVSMQRVFPNACFLAFTGTPLMKKEKSTATKFGGYIGKPYTVKDAVEDGAVVPLLYEGRHTQIMLNEAPLNIYFEKLAERNNLTKRGRAKLKQKFNTVNELNKTDQVIYARALDISEHYTTFFQTHNDNYKPKAQLVAPTIKTALLYKEYLDDIGMVNSAVVVTQSDQREGTEDGYFNENEDKRREDKYLNAMIDKHGDLKTYEKNIINDFKSRDIPEILIVVAKLLTGFDAPNNTVLYLCRSLKEHTLLQAIARVNRVYPGKEYGYVVDYYGNLENLDTALSTYSNLNNFEEEDLDGAITNIKDEIDKLPQAHSELWDIFKTLKGKNLEPTAYEEHLSPEDVRNTFYTKVSQFARLLKLGLSSVDFVTKTASNKIDMYKHDAKFFLKLRVDVTRRYNDDIAYKEFEPQIQKLINKHITTDGEVMKITELVDIFNKEDRDAEVEKIKGKAAQADHIASRTVKAINIKMQEDPIYYRKLADLIKETIAAYHQKRIDEAEYLKRAKEQEYEVFNGHSKNVPDELVNNTVAIAFYNFSTSIFDDIALLKTSFHIEVSLTIDKTVKQYIYLNQKKIIDWHKNEDITGKINIELGDVIYDLHQKFDIDADWDKIDNLIEECLKVAIFKYK; this is encoded by the coding sequence ATGAGTACACCATCGTATATAGAAGATAATGTATCGCAAATACCCGCATTACAGTTGCTTATAAATATGGGTTACCAATATGTAAGCCCAAAACAAGCAGAGCAATGGCGTGGCGGAAAATCGAAAGTATTGTTTACTGAGGTATTGCGTAAGCAGTTAAAAAAAATTAATGTTATCAATCGTAAAGGTAAAGAATATGCTTTTTCAGATGCGAATATTAATTCAGCAGTATTAGCGGTAAAAGATTTACCTATTCAAGATGGTTTTATCAATGCAAATAAAACCTTTTATGACCTTATTACCTTAGGTAAAGCCTTTGAACAAAGTATTGATGGCGATAAAAAAAGTCATACCATAAATTTTATAGATTGGGTAAATCCTGCAAATAATATTTTTCATGTTACAGAAGAATTTTCAGTATTAAGAACAGGAAGAACAGATACTTATAGACCCGATTTAGTGTTGTTTATTAATGGTATTCCTACGGTAATAATTGAATGTAAAAGCCCTTCGTTATCAGGCGTAAAAGCTCCCGTATCATTAGCAATAGAACAACATATAAGAAATTTTACCAAAGATGGAATAAGGTCTTTATATGTATATTCAAGTATTTTAATGAGTATTGCTACTAATGATGGTAGTTATGCTACAACAGGTACAAGTAAAGAATTTTGGGCAAAATGGAAAGAGCAATTTACATCAAGTGAAACAGAAAAAGCCTATTGGTTAAAACTTAAAGCGCTTAAAAATAAATCGTTGGAAGAAGCTCAAAAAAATCTGCTTTTTGAAGAACGAACGGAGTATGTACGCAAAAGTTTTGATGCTATTGATACAGAAGAACGCTTGCTAACCGAACAAGACAAGTTAATTTATAATTTATGTCGTCCAGCACGATTGCTAGATTTGATACTAAATTTTACCTTGTATGATAACGGTACAAAAAAAGTAGCAAGGTATCAGCAGTATTTTGGTGTTAATAATACGATAAATCGTGTTACAAAATTAGATACTACAGGAAAACGTAAAGGAGGTGTTATATGGCATACACAAGGAAGCGGTAAGTCGCTTACTATGGTGATGCTTGCCCAAATGTTGGCTTCAAATGCTACTATTTTAAATCCGAAAATTATTTTAGTTACAGACCGTATTGACCTTGATGACCAAATATCAGATACGTTTAAAAAGTGTAAAAAGGAAGTTCGTCAGGCTAAAACAGGAAAGCATCTTGCAGAACTTTTAGAAGATAGTGATGATGCTATTATAACTACTATTATAAATAAATTTGAAGCTACTGTAAAGAATAACAAAAAGCCATTTACATCTGCTGATATTTTTGTGTTAATTGATGAAGGTCACAGAACGCAATATGGTACGTTTAATGTAAGTATGCAACGTGTATTTCCGAATGCTTGTTTTTTAGCATTTACAGGTACGCCTTTAATGAAAAAAGAAAAAAGTACTGCTACTAAATTTGGTGGCTATATTGGTAAACCATATACGGTAAAAGATGCTGTTGAAGATGGTGCTGTAGTTCCTTTATTATATGAAGGAAGACACACTCAAATTATGCTAAATGAAGCGCCTTTAAATATTTATTTTGAAAAATTAGCAGAACGCAATAATCTTACAAAAAGAGGACGAGCAAAACTGAAACAAAAATTTAACACAGTAAATGAGTTAAATAAAACAGACCAAGTAATTTATGCCAGAGCCTTAGATATTAGCGAACATTACACTACTTTTTTTCAAACACATAACGACAATTATAAACCAAAAGCACAATTAGTAGCACCCACCATTAAAACAGCTTTATTATATAAAGAGTATCTTGATGATATAGGAATGGTAAATTCAGCCGTTGTGGTAACACAATCTGACCAGCGAGAGGGAACAGAAGATGGTTATTTTAATGAAAATGAAGATAAGCGTAGAGAAGATAAGTATTTAAACGCAATGATTGATAAACATGGTGATTTAAAAACCTATGAAAAAAATATTATAAATGATTTTAAAAGCCGTGATATACCAGAAATATTAATTGTAGTAGCAAAACTTTTAACAGGTTTTGATGCACCAAATAATACTGTTTTATATTTATGTCGTTCACTTAAAGAGCATACATTATTACAAGCAATTGCACGTGTAAATAGAGTATATCCAGGAAAAGAATATGGTTATGTTGTTGATTATTATGGTAATTTAGAAAACCTTGATACAGCTTTAAGCACATATTCTAACCTTAATAATTTTGAAGAAGAAGATTTAGATGGTGCAATAACGAATATAAAAGATGAAATAGATAAATTACCACAAGCACATTCGGAGTTATGGGATATTTTTAAAACGCTAAAAGGTAAAAATTTAGAACCTACAGCATACGAAGAACATTTATCGCCAGAAGATGTAAGAAATACATTTTATACAAAGGTTTCACAGTTTGCAAGATTATTAAAATTAGGGTTATCTTCTGTTGATTTTGTTACAAAAACAGCCAGTAATAAAATTGATATGTATAAGCACGATGCTAAATTCTTTTTAAAATTACGTGTTGATGTAACTAGGCGTTATAATGATGATATAGCTTATAAAGAATTTGAACCACAGATTCAGAAACTTATAAATAAACACATTACTACAGATGGTGAAGTAATGAAAATTACGGAGCTTGTTGATATTTTTAATAAAGAAGATAGAGATGCTGAGGTTGAAAAAATAAAAGGGAAAGCTGCTCAGGCAGACCATATTGCTAGTAGAACTGTAAAAGCTATTAATATTAAAATGCAAGAAGACCCTATTTATTATAGAAAACTTGCAGACCTAATTAAAGAAACTATTGCCGCATATCATCAAAAGAGAATAGACGAAGCAGAATATTTAAAAAGAGCTAAAGAGCAAGAGTACGAAGTTTTTAATGGACATTCAAAAAATGTACCAGATGAATTAGTAAACAACACAGTAGCTATAGCATTTTATAACTTTAGTACAAGTATTTTTGATGATATAGCATTGTTAAAAACATCATTTCATATCGAAGTAAGTTTAACTATTGATAAAACAGTAAAACAATACATTTACTTGAATCAGAAAAAAATAATAGATTGGCATAAAAATGAGGATATAACAGGTAAAATTAACATAGAGCTTGGTGATGTAATTTATGATTTACATCAGAAATTTGATATAGATGCCGATTGGGATAAAATAGATAATTTAATAGAAGAATGTTTGAAAGTAGCAATTTTTAAATATAAATAA
- a CDS encoding type I restriction-modification system subunit M, producing MSKLIESHTSKVKLSKQDINNKVWKACDTFRGTIDAGQYKDYILTMLFIKYISDVNKEKKEAYEIKYKGNQDRIDRALKHERFALPEKASFDYLYSQRNENNLGDIINIGLEALEEANRTKLEKVFRNIDYNSEANLGQVTDRNRRLQHLLKDFQDLDLRPSNLEGNDVIGDAYEYLISNFAAGAGKKAGEFYTASEVSVLLAKLVEPKAGDRIADPTCGSGSLLLKVAKEVGNTNVSLNGQEVNGSTYALARMNMFLHEMDNANIQWGDTINSPKLVENDTLMKFDVVVANPPFSLDKWGAEDASSDRYGRFHRGVPPKSKGDYAFITHMIETLNQHGKAGVILPHGVLFRGSSEGKIRKQLIDENLLKAVIGLPANLFFGTGIPASILIFDKNKGTNTDILFIDASNGFENGKNQNKLREEDVNKIYNTFSEWKTVDKYSYVATLEEIKENDYNLNIPRYVDTFVEEEPVNIAETQKEIVALKEKLNQVESQMEVYLNEMGY from the coding sequence ATGAGTAAATTAATAGAGTCACACACAAGTAAAGTTAAATTATCAAAACAAGATATAAATAATAAAGTTTGGAAAGCCTGCGACACCTTTAGAGGAACAATAGATGCAGGACAATACAAAGACTACATACTTACAATGCTTTTTATTAAATACATTTCAGATGTAAATAAAGAGAAAAAAGAAGCCTACGAAATTAAATACAAAGGAAATCAGGATAGAATTGATAGAGCTCTTAAACATGAACGTTTTGCATTGCCTGAAAAAGCATCTTTTGACTATTTGTATTCTCAACGTAATGAAAATAATCTTGGAGATATTATAAATATAGGTTTAGAAGCTTTAGAAGAAGCAAATAGAACCAAACTAGAAAAGGTATTCCGTAATATTGATTATAATAGTGAAGCCAATTTAGGGCAAGTAACAGACAGAAATAGACGTTTACAGCATCTTTTAAAAGATTTTCAAGACCTAGATTTAAGACCTTCAAATCTTGAGGGAAATGATGTTATTGGTGATGCGTACGAATATTTAATTTCAAACTTTGCCGCTGGTGCAGGAAAAAAAGCAGGAGAATTTTATACAGCATCAGAAGTATCAGTATTATTAGCAAAATTAGTAGAACCAAAGGCGGGAGACCGTATTGCTGACCCAACTTGTGGTTCTGGTTCATTATTGCTTAAAGTTGCCAAAGAAGTTGGAAATACAAACGTATCTTTAAACGGACAAGAAGTAAACGGTTCTACTTATGCGCTGGCTCGTATGAATATGTTTTTGCATGAAATGGATAATGCAAATATCCAATGGGGTGACACGATTAATTCGCCTAAATTAGTGGAAAATGATACCTTAATGAAATTTGATGTCGTTGTAGCAAATCCGCCATTTTCTTTAGACAAATGGGGAGCAGAAGACGCTTCATCAGACAGGTATGGGCGTTTTCATAGAGGTGTACCGCCAAAAAGTAAAGGTGATTACGCCTTTATTACGCACATGATAGAAACCCTAAACCAGCATGGAAAAGCGGGAGTTATATTGCCTCATGGTGTGTTATTCCGTGGAAGTAGTGAAGGGAAAATAAGAAAACAACTGATTGACGAAAATCTTTTAAAAGCCGTTATAGGTTTACCAGCAAACTTATTTTTTGGTACGGGGATTCCTGCATCTATTTTAATTTTTGATAAAAATAAAGGAACTAATACAGACATCTTATTTATTGATGCTAGTAACGGTTTTGAAAATGGAAAAAACCAAAATAAACTTAGAGAAGAAGATGTAAACAAAATTTACAACACCTTTTCTGAATGGAAAACCGTTGACAAATACAGCTACGTTGCAACGCTAGAAGAAATAAAAGAAAACGATTACAACTTAAACATACCAAGATACGTTGATACTTTTGTAGAAGAAGAACCTGTAAATATTGCAGAAACCCAAAAAGAAATAGTTGCATTAAAAGAAAAATTAAACCAAGTAGAATCTCAAATGGAGGTTTATCTTAATGAAATGGGATATTAA